From the Platichthys flesus chromosome 6, fPlaFle2.1, whole genome shotgun sequence genome, one window contains:
- the LOC133954864 gene encoding cytosolic 5'-nucleotidase 1B isoform X3: protein MQRKRRWYKDEKDADRAVVVAVTSRGVFESGAEGDEVYKVGTAFPLLQALQRVNERLLEENPGESLLFDVILVTTDLEQQQQSSRIISSTRHYGLEVSKFSFSGTEDFIESLLTNNVRLFLSTDRNEASQASQHGVLSALLDQNLASCPSEQLRVLFCGDTVIRSNISPMPVSQQATQSFSAQLGEMRQRFGMFDSPLSMVLMTARGGRESCSAALLTLRSQGVSVDEAYCLAGAPKGPILSLIRPHFLLSNGLSDLEE from the exons ATGCAAAGGAAGAGGCGATGGTATAAAGATGAG AAGGATGCTGATCGTGCAGTGGTTGTCGCAGTAACGTCTCGTGGAGTGTTTGAATCCGGGGCTGAAGGTGATGAGGTGTACAAAGTGGGCACGGCGTTCCCACTGCTACAG gCGCTCCAGAGAGTGAATGAACGTCTGCTGGAGGAGAATCCTGGTGAGTCGCTGCTCTTTGACGTCATCCTGGTCACCACTgacctggagcagcagcagcagagctcccGCATCATTAGCAGCACAAGACATTATG GTCTTGAAGTCAGCAAGTTTAGTTTTTCCGGCACAGAGGACTTCATCGAGAGTTTACTGACAAATAACGTGCGGCTCTTCCTGTCAACAGACAGAAACGAGGCGTCCCAAGCATCACAGCATG GTGTTCTCTCGGCACTGCTGGACCAGAACTTGGCCTCCTGCCCATCAGAACAGCTCAGAGTTTTGTTCTGCGGAGATACCGTCATCCGTTCCAACATCAGCCCAATGCCAGTGAGCCAACAGGCCACCCAG AGTTTCTCGGCTCAGCTGGGTGAGATGCGGCAGAGGTTCGGCATGTTCGACAGCCCTCTCAGCATGGTACTGATGACGGCACGTGGAGGCAGGGAAAGCTGTTCTGCCGCTCTGCTCACATTGCGGTCCCAGGGCGTTAGCGTGGATGAGGCATACTGCCTGGCCGGGGCACCTAAGGGTCCCATTCTGTCCCTGATCCGACCTCACTTCCTGCTCAGCAACGGCCTCAGTGACCTGGAGGAGTGA
- the LOC133954864 gene encoding cytosolic 5'-nucleotidase 1B isoform X2: MVLKYIRLQGFIILGADMVSTVLNTDVNQDADRAVVVAVTSRGVFESGAEGDEVYKVGTAFPLLQALQRVNERLLEENPGESLLFDVILVTTDLEQQQQSSRIISSTRHYGLEVSKFSFSGTEDFIESLLTNNVRLFLSTDRNEASQASQHGVLSALLDQNLASCPSEQLRVLFCGDTVIRSNISPMPVSQQATQSFSAQLGEMRQRFGMFDSPLSMVLMTARGGRESCSAALLTLRSQGVSVDEAYCLAGAPKGPILSLIRPHFLLSNGLSDLEE; the protein is encoded by the exons ATGGTTCTAAAATATATTAGACTGCAGGGTTTCATCATCTTAGGGGCTGACATGGTCTCCACGGTCCTAAACACCGACGTGAATCAG GATGCTGATCGTGCAGTGGTTGTCGCAGTAACGTCTCGTGGAGTGTTTGAATCCGGGGCTGAAGGTGATGAGGTGTACAAAGTGGGCACGGCGTTCCCACTGCTACAG gCGCTCCAGAGAGTGAATGAACGTCTGCTGGAGGAGAATCCTGGTGAGTCGCTGCTCTTTGACGTCATCCTGGTCACCACTgacctggagcagcagcagcagagctcccGCATCATTAGCAGCACAAGACATTATG GTCTTGAAGTCAGCAAGTTTAGTTTTTCCGGCACAGAGGACTTCATCGAGAGTTTACTGACAAATAACGTGCGGCTCTTCCTGTCAACAGACAGAAACGAGGCGTCCCAAGCATCACAGCATG GTGTTCTCTCGGCACTGCTGGACCAGAACTTGGCCTCCTGCCCATCAGAACAGCTCAGAGTTTTGTTCTGCGGAGATACCGTCATCCGTTCCAACATCAGCCCAATGCCAGTGAGCCAACAGGCCACCCAG AGTTTCTCGGCTCAGCTGGGTGAGATGCGGCAGAGGTTCGGCATGTTCGACAGCCCTCTCAGCATGGTACTGATGACGGCACGTGGAGGCAGGGAAAGCTGTTCTGCCGCTCTGCTCACATTGCGGTCCCAGGGCGTTAGCGTGGATGAGGCATACTGCCTGGCCGGGGCACCTAAGGGTCCCATTCTGTCCCTGATCCGACCTCACTTCCTGCTCAGCAACGGCCTCAGTGACCTGGAGGAGTGA
- the LOC133954864 gene encoding cytosolic 5'-nucleotidase 1B isoform X1 — protein sequence MVLKYIRLQGFIILGADMVSTVLNTDVNQKDADRAVVVAVTSRGVFESGAEGDEVYKVGTAFPLLQALQRVNERLLEENPGESLLFDVILVTTDLEQQQQSSRIISSTRHYGLEVSKFSFSGTEDFIESLLTNNVRLFLSTDRNEASQASQHGVLSALLDQNLASCPSEQLRVLFCGDTVIRSNISPMPVSQQATQSFSAQLGEMRQRFGMFDSPLSMVLMTARGGRESCSAALLTLRSQGVSVDEAYCLAGAPKGPILSLIRPHFLLSNGLSDLEE from the exons ATGGTTCTAAAATATATTAGACTGCAGGGTTTCATCATCTTAGGGGCTGACATGGTCTCCACGGTCCTAAACACCGACGTGAATCAG AAGGATGCTGATCGTGCAGTGGTTGTCGCAGTAACGTCTCGTGGAGTGTTTGAATCCGGGGCTGAAGGTGATGAGGTGTACAAAGTGGGCACGGCGTTCCCACTGCTACAG gCGCTCCAGAGAGTGAATGAACGTCTGCTGGAGGAGAATCCTGGTGAGTCGCTGCTCTTTGACGTCATCCTGGTCACCACTgacctggagcagcagcagcagagctcccGCATCATTAGCAGCACAAGACATTATG GTCTTGAAGTCAGCAAGTTTAGTTTTTCCGGCACAGAGGACTTCATCGAGAGTTTACTGACAAATAACGTGCGGCTCTTCCTGTCAACAGACAGAAACGAGGCGTCCCAAGCATCACAGCATG GTGTTCTCTCGGCACTGCTGGACCAGAACTTGGCCTCCTGCCCATCAGAACAGCTCAGAGTTTTGTTCTGCGGAGATACCGTCATCCGTTCCAACATCAGCCCAATGCCAGTGAGCCAACAGGCCACCCAG AGTTTCTCGGCTCAGCTGGGTGAGATGCGGCAGAGGTTCGGCATGTTCGACAGCCCTCTCAGCATGGTACTGATGACGGCACGTGGAGGCAGGGAAAGCTGTTCTGCCGCTCTGCTCACATTGCGGTCCCAGGGCGTTAGCGTGGATGAGGCATACTGCCTGGCCGGGGCACCTAAGGGTCCCATTCTGTCCCTGATCCGACCTCACTTCCTGCTCAGCAACGGCCTCAGTGACCTGGAGGAGTGA